One region of Oryza sativa Japonica Group chromosome 10, ASM3414082v1 genomic DNA includes:
- the LOC4349191 gene encoding probable glutathione S-transferase GSTU6 isoform X1 yields MAGEGDDQLKLLGLWVSPYTHRVKLALSFKGLSYEYVEEDLSNKSELLLSTNPVHKKVPVLIHNGKPICESQVIVQYLDEEFPNSGVSLLPSDSYDRAIARFWAAYINDKLMPSWLQSSMGKTEEERAEALKQTLEAVANLETAFKECSKGKPFFGGDTVGYLDVSLGAMIGWMRAGEALHGRRTFDATRSPLLNAWMERFAALDAAKAAMPDNNKLVEFVRVRRAAAANN; encoded by the exons ATGGCTGGAGAAGGAGATGATCAACTGAAGCTTCTCGGATTGTGGGTGAGCCCATACACTCACCGAGTGAAGCTTGCACTCAGCTTCAAGGGCCTGAGCTACGAGTACGTCGAGGAGGACCTCAGCAACAAGAGCGAGCTGCTTCTCAGCACCAACCCGGTGCACAAGAAGGTGCCCGTGCTCATCCACAACGGCAAGCCCATCTGCGAGTCGCAGGTCATCGTGCAGTACCTCGACGAGGAGTTCCCCAACTCCGGCGTCTCGCTCCTCCCATCTGACTCCTACGATCGCGCCATTGCTCGTTTCTGGGCTGCCTACATCAACGACAAG CTGATGCCGTCGTGGCTGCAGTCGTCGATGGGcaagacggaggaggagagggcggaGGCGCTGAAGCAGACGTTGGAGGCGGTGGCGAACCTGGAGACGGCGTTCAAGGAGTGTTCCAAGGGGAAGCCCTTCTTCGGCGGCGACACCGTCGGGTACCTGGACGTGTCGCTCGGCGCCATGATCGGATGGAtgcgcgccggcgaggctcTGCACGGGAGGAGGACCTTCGATGCCACTAGAAGCCCTCTCCTGAACGCGTGGATGGAGCGCTTCGCCGCGCTGGACGCCGCCAAGGCCGCCATGCCGGACAACAACAAGCTGGTCGAGTTCGTCAGGGTGAGGCGGGCTGCCGCTGCGAACAACTGA
- the LOC4349191 gene encoding probable glutathione S-transferase GSTU6 isoform X2 has product MAGEGDDQLKLLGLWVSPYTHRVKLALSFKGLSYEYVEEDLSNKSELLLSTNPVHKKVPVLIHNGKPICESQVIVQYLDEEFPNSGVSLLPSDSYDRAIARFWAAYINDKSSMGKTEEERAEALKQTLEAVANLETAFKECSKGKPFFGGDTVGYLDVSLGAMIGWMRAGEALHGRRTFDATRSPLLNAWMERFAALDAAKAAMPDNNKLVEFVRVRRAAAANN; this is encoded by the exons ATGGCTGGAGAAGGAGATGATCAACTGAAGCTTCTCGGATTGTGGGTGAGCCCATACACTCACCGAGTGAAGCTTGCACTCAGCTTCAAGGGCCTGAGCTACGAGTACGTCGAGGAGGACCTCAGCAACAAGAGCGAGCTGCTTCTCAGCACCAACCCGGTGCACAAGAAGGTGCCCGTGCTCATCCACAACGGCAAGCCCATCTGCGAGTCGCAGGTCATCGTGCAGTACCTCGACGAGGAGTTCCCCAACTCCGGCGTCTCGCTCCTCCCATCTGACTCCTACGATCGCGCCATTGCTCGTTTCTGGGCTGCCTACATCAACGACAAG TCGTCGATGGGcaagacggaggaggagagggcggaGGCGCTGAAGCAGACGTTGGAGGCGGTGGCGAACCTGGAGACGGCGTTCAAGGAGTGTTCCAAGGGGAAGCCCTTCTTCGGCGGCGACACCGTCGGGTACCTGGACGTGTCGCTCGGCGCCATGATCGGATGGAtgcgcgccggcgaggctcTGCACGGGAGGAGGACCTTCGATGCCACTAGAAGCCCTCTCCTGAACGCGTGGATGGAGCGCTTCGCCGCGCTGGACGCCGCCAAGGCCGCCATGCCGGACAACAACAAGCTGGTCGAGTTCGTCAGGGTGAGGCGGGCTGCCGCTGCGAACAACTGA
- the LOC4349192 gene encoding probable glutathione S-transferase GSTU6, which translates to MAAGGGGGDELKLLGLWASPYVLRAKFALSFKGLSYENVEEDLHNKSELLLSSNPVHKKVPVLIHNGKPICESQIIVEYVDEAFPDAGESLLPSDPYDRAVARFWAAYINDKFMPAWQKASLGLTEEEKAEAVKQMLAAIENLETAFKELSKGKPFFGGDTAGYLDVTLGAVVGWARAGEVLFGRKLFDATRSPLLAAWMERFVALDAVKAVLPDNAELIEYGKMRMAHYAKLAAALAAANKK; encoded by the exons AtggccgccggaggaggaggaggagacgagctGAAGCTGCTCGGATTGTGGGCGAGCCCGTACGTCCTGCGAGCGAAATTCGCGCTCAGCTTCAAGGGCCTGAGCTACGAGAACGTCGAGGAGGACCTCCACAACAAGAGTGAGCTGCTCCTGAGCTCCAACCCGGTGCACAAGAAGGTGCCCGTGCTCATCCACAACGGCAAGCCCATCTGCGAGTCGCAGATCATCGTGGAGTACGTCGACGAGGCGTTCCCTGACGCCGGCGAGTCCCTTCTCCCCTCCGACCCTTACGACCGCGCCGTCGCTCGCTTCTGGGCCGCCTACATCAATGACAAG TTCATGCCGGCGTGGCAGAAGGCGTCGTTGGGCCtcacggaggaggagaaggcggaggcggtgaagcaGATGCTCGCCGCGATCGAGAACCTGGAGACGGCGTTCAAGGAGTTGTCCAAGGGGAAGCCCTTCTTCGGCGGCGACACCGCCGGGTACCTCGACGTCACGCTCGGCGCCGTGGTCGGCTgggcgcgcgccggcgaggtcctGTTCGGGAGGAAGCTCTTCGACGCCACTAGGAGCCCTCTCCTGGCGGCGTGGATGGAGCGGTTCGTCGCGCTGGACGCTGTCAAGGCGGTGTTGCCGGACAATGCCGAGCTGATCGAGTATGGCAAGATGAGGATGGCGCACTACGCCAAGCTTGCTGCCGCCTTGGCTGCTGCGAACAAGAAGTGA